Proteins from a genomic interval of Cucumis melo cultivar AY chromosome 7, USDA_Cmelo_AY_1.0, whole genome shotgun sequence:
- the LOC103487546 gene encoding uncharacterized WD repeat-containing protein C2A9.03 isoform X3, with product MLRNLLWATSKHDVYLMQNYSVLHWSSLLRRSKEVLNVAKPVVPTLKLPGLMSQSLSRVQISTMAVKENLVVAGGFQGELICKYLNHPEVAFCTKVTANENAITNAVDIYRDSVGGTKIMTANNDCKIRIYDAECFSSLGCFSFDWSVNNTSVSPDGKMLAVLGDSPDCLITDVNSGRAIGCLQGHLDYSFSSAWHPNGRILATGNQDTTCRLWDVRKMSESVGVLKGRMGAIRAIKFTSDGRFMAMAEPADFVHIFDTQSGYVEGQEIDMFGEIAGISFSPDTESLFVGVSDRTYGSLLEFNRRRENRYLDIMI from the exons CTGAGAAATCTGTTATGGGCAACTTCCAAGCATGATGTATACCTAATGCAGAACTATTCAGTATTGCACTGGTCTTCATTGCTTCGAAGGAGCAAAGAAGTACTAAATGTAGCTAAACCAGTTGTTCCCACTCTG AAACTCCCTGGATTGATGTCTCAGTCACTTTCTAGAGTTCAGATAAGCACCATGGCGGTTAAAGAAAATCTGGTTGTTGCTGGTGGTTTTCAAGGGGAACTTATTTGCAAG TACCTAAATCATCCAGAGGTTGCATTTTGCACAAAGGTTACAGCAAATGAGAATGCTATCACCAATGCTGTGGATATTTATCGTGATTCAGT AGGTGGAACAAAGATCATGACGGCAAATAACGATTGCAAAATCAGGATTTACGATGCGGAGTGTTTTTCTTCCCTTGGTTGCTTCTCATTTGACTGGTCTGTAAAT AACACATCCGTCAGTCCAGATGGTAAGATGCTTGCTGTTCTTGGGGACAGTCCAGATTGCTTGATCACTGATGTGAATTCTGGCCGA GCTATTGGATGCCTTCAAGGGCACTTAGACTATTCATTTAGCTCAGCATGGCACCCAAATGGCCGTATTCTGGCCACAGGAAACCAAGATACAACCTGTAGGCTATGGGATGTGAGGAAAATGTCGGAGTCCGTGGGTGTTCTAAAAGGAAGGATGGGAGCTATAAGAGCTATAAAATTCACATCGGATGGTAGATTTATGGCTATGGCTGAGCCAGCAGACTTCGTCCATATCTTTGATACCCAGTCCGGGTACGTTGAAGGCCAAGAGATTGATATGTTTGGAGAAATAGCAGGCATATCCTTCAGTCCTGATACTGAATCTCTTTTTGTTGGTGTGTCAGATCGAACCTACGGTAGCTTATTAGAATTCAACAGGAGACGTGAGAATAGGTATCTGGACATCATGATTTAA
- the LOC103487546 gene encoding uncharacterized WD repeat-containing protein C2A9.03 isoform X2: MLVLRNLLWATSKHDVYLMQNYSVLHWSSLLRRSKEVLNVAKPVVPTLKLPGLMSQSLSRVQISTMAVKENLVVAGGFQGELICKYLNHPEVAFCTKVTANENAITNAVDIYRDSVGGTKIMTANNDCKIRIYDAECFSSLGCFSFDWSVNNTSVSPDGKMLAVLGDSPDCLITDVNSGRAIGCLQGHLDYSFSSAWHPNGRILATGNQDTTCRLWDVRKMSESVGVLKGRMGAIRAIKFTSDGRFMAMAEPADFVHIFDTQSGYVEGQEIDMFGEIAGISFSPDTESLFVGVSDRTYGSLLEFNRRRENRYLDIMI, encoded by the exons CTGAGAAATCTGTTATGGGCAACTTCCAAGCATGATGTATACCTAATGCAGAACTATTCAGTATTGCACTGGTCTTCATTGCTTCGAAGGAGCAAAGAAGTACTAAATGTAGCTAAACCAGTTGTTCCCACTCTG AAACTCCCTGGATTGATGTCTCAGTCACTTTCTAGAGTTCAGATAAGCACCATGGCGGTTAAAGAAAATCTGGTTGTTGCTGGTGGTTTTCAAGGGGAACTTATTTGCAAG TACCTAAATCATCCAGAGGTTGCATTTTGCACAAAGGTTACAGCAAATGAGAATGCTATCACCAATGCTGTGGATATTTATCGTGATTCAGT AGGTGGAACAAAGATCATGACGGCAAATAACGATTGCAAAATCAGGATTTACGATGCGGAGTGTTTTTCTTCCCTTGGTTGCTTCTCATTTGACTGGTCTGTAAAT AACACATCCGTCAGTCCAGATGGTAAGATGCTTGCTGTTCTTGGGGACAGTCCAGATTGCTTGATCACTGATGTGAATTCTGGCCGA GCTATTGGATGCCTTCAAGGGCACTTAGACTATTCATTTAGCTCAGCATGGCACCCAAATGGCCGTATTCTGGCCACAGGAAACCAAGATACAACCTGTAGGCTATGGGATGTGAGGAAAATGTCGGAGTCCGTGGGTGTTCTAAAAGGAAGGATGGGAGCTATAAGAGCTATAAAATTCACATCGGATGGTAGATTTATGGCTATGGCTGAGCCAGCAGACTTCGTCCATATCTTTGATACCCAGTCCGGGTACGTTGAAGGCCAAGAGATTGATATGTTTGGAGAAATAGCAGGCATATCCTTCAGTCCTGATACTGAATCTCTTTTTGTTGGTGTGTCAGATCGAACCTACGGTAGCTTATTAGAATTCAACAGGAGACGTGAGAATAGGTATCTGGACATCATGATTTAA